In the Bacteroidales bacterium genome, one interval contains:
- a CDS encoding short chain dehydrogenase, with the protein MKIIIIGNGTIGGALSSYFTPANEVITVGRNSGMLHVDISNSKSIQQLFHETGNVDAIICAAGEARWSHFSQLSEEDYTHAIQSKLMGQVNLSCIGSKYLNPGGSVTLTTGILADHPVAGTSIAAMVNGAIHSFIKATAPEMPDGMRLNAVSSGLVEPAAEKYGKFFPGHQPIPMSEVLEAYRHCIMDNITGEVIRIYKFLKT; encoded by the coding sequence ATGAAAATCATTATTATAGGAAATGGAACTATTGGAGGTGCCCTCAGCAGCTACTTCACCCCAGCCAACGAAGTGATCACTGTTGGCAGAAATAGTGGCATGCTTCATGTCGACATAAGTAACAGCAAGTCCATTCAGCAACTATTCCACGAAACCGGCAATGTCGATGCCATTATCTGTGCTGCCGGAGAAGCCCGCTGGTCCCATTTCAGTCAGCTAAGTGAAGAGGATTATACCCACGCCATCCAAAGCAAACTTATGGGCCAGGTTAACCTCAGCTGTATTGGAAGCAAATATCTGAACCCCGGGGGCTCTGTCACGCTTACCACAGGCATACTGGCGGATCATCCCGTTGCAGGAACCAGCATCGCAGCAATGGTTAACGGAGCCATCCACAGCTTCATAAAGGCTACCGCACCCGAAATGCCTGATGGAATGCGACTTAATGCCGTTTCCAGCGGACTCGTGGAACCAGCCGCCGAAAAATACGGGAAGTTCTTCCCCGGACATCAGCCTATCCCTATGTCTGAAGTCCTCGAAGCATACAGGCACTGCATCATGGACAATATCACCGGAGAAGTGATCCGGATTTATAAATTTTTGAAAACTTAG
- a CDS encoding DUF2809 domain-containing protein: MKELQMNRSRFLYFLFFVATVASGLASRHYSGILPNWVNSYLGDTLWALMVFILLAILFPKKSSVWIALLALLFSFSIELSQLYHAYWIDNIRHTSIGGLVLGFGFLWSDLICYTLGIAFGYLTEILRTKWMRSKE, encoded by the coding sequence ATGAAAGAACTCCAAATGAACAGAAGCCGTTTCCTGTATTTTCTCTTTTTTGTTGCTACAGTAGCATCCGGACTGGCGTCCCGTCATTATTCCGGAATACTGCCCAATTGGGTGAATTCATACCTTGGGGATACGCTTTGGGCCTTAATGGTCTTTATCCTCCTTGCCATCCTCTTCCCTAAGAAAAGTAGTGTCTGGATTGCCTTACTTGCACTGCTTTTTTCTTTCAGCATCGAATTGAGCCAGCTTTATCATGCCTACTGGATAGATAATATCAGGCATACCTCCATAGGTGGACTTGTTCTCGGATTTGGCTTTTTATGGAGTGATTTAATCTGTTACACCCTTGGGATCGCGTTCGGATATCTTACAGAAATCCTGAGGACAAAATGGATGCGCTCTAAAGAGTAA
- a CDS encoding response regulator transcription factor: protein MEIKVGIVEDHAEFRQSLGFLISSFTDYKVSWACSSVEEALNMQSVDVLLLDINLPGKSGLEAISLFKAKSYDQKIIMLTILEDEYHILTAIKSGADGYILKKTPPAKILEAILNVYEGGAALTPMVARLVLSSFNPGPRNPGQSELTPREKEILGLITEGMSTERIAEKLFISQQTVRNHIKNIYEKLQVHSKAQAVAKALKEKLV, encoded by the coding sequence ATGGAAATTAAGGTAGGAATAGTTGAAGATCATGCAGAATTCAGGCAAAGCCTTGGCTTCCTGATCTCTTCTTTTACTGATTATAAAGTGAGCTGGGCTTGCTCGTCGGTAGAAGAGGCTCTGAATATGCAAAGTGTTGATGTTCTTTTACTTGATATTAATTTGCCGGGAAAATCGGGATTGGAAGCAATCTCACTGTTTAAGGCGAAGTCATATGATCAGAAGATCATTATGCTCACTATCCTGGAAGATGAATATCACATTCTTACTGCTATTAAAAGTGGTGCGGATGGTTACATCCTGAAAAAGACGCCTCCGGCAAAAATACTGGAAGCCATTCTTAATGTTTATGAAGGGGGAGCCGCACTTACACCAATGGTAGCCCGGCTTGTACTATCCAGTTTTAATCCCGGCCCCCGCAATCCCGGCCAATCGGAACTCACTCCCAGGGAAAAGGAAATCCTTGGATTGATCACTGAAGGGATGTCTACTGAAAGGATTGCTGAGAAGCTGTTCATCAGCCAGCAAACGGTTCGGAACCATATCAAGAATATCTATGAAAAACTCCAGGTGCACTCAAAAGCCCAGGCTGTTGCAAAGGCGCTTAAAGAAAAGCTTGTCTGA
- a CDS encoding YdeI/OmpD-associated family protein, translated as MKLHPKVDEYLSGENKWQQELRALREILLSCGLDEEYKWGSPIYTFQGRNVAGIRGFKEHLAIWFNNGALLKDSHKVLLASSENTQALRKIEFCNIKEVMEHEQILREYLFEMIELEKAGVKVAFKKSDEMTIPEEFKARLEAMPDLMESFNKLTPGRQRDYCRHFAEPKQSLTRESRIEKCIPQILAGMGLNDKYKC; from the coding sequence ATGAAACTCCACCCTAAAGTAGATGAATACCTCTCCGGAGAGAATAAATGGCAGCAGGAATTACGGGCTCTTCGCGAGATCCTGCTGAGCTGTGGACTGGATGAGGAATATAAGTGGGGCAGTCCGATATATACTTTCCAGGGAAGAAATGTAGCAGGAATCAGAGGCTTTAAGGAACATCTTGCCATATGGTTCAATAACGGTGCCCTTTTGAAGGATTCACACAAGGTATTGCTGGCTTCTTCCGAAAATACACAGGCCTTAAGGAAAATTGAGTTCTGTAATATAAAAGAGGTAATGGAGCATGAGCAGATCCTTCGGGAATACCTGTTTGAAATGATAGAACTTGAGAAAGCCGGGGTAAAGGTTGCTTTTAAAAAGAGTGATGAAATGACCATTCCGGAAGAGTTCAAAGCCCGGCTGGAGGCCATGCCTGACCTTATGGAATCCTTCAATAAACTGACTCCGGGCCGGCAGCGTGATTATTGCAGGCATTTTGCAGAGCCTAAACAATCATTGACCAGGGAATCGCGCATAGAGAAATGCATTCCACAAATTCTGGCCGGAATGGGGCTGAATGATAAATACAAATGCTGA
- a CDS encoding PAS domain-containing protein — translation MGINLLNLIDFEEVNKLLEGFNQSTGFVTAILDLKGNVLSKSGWRQICTQFHRVHPETARNCRISDTVLANELNKDEKYHFYKCHNGLVDVAVPIVINGEHIANLFSGQFFFDEPDLEFFKSQAKTHGFDELKYLEALKNVPVVSKEKVKIAMDFLLNMTQLISLITFQKMEQLQLNEALKASEERSRKALDQMLEGCQVIGYDWRYIYLNQTAEIHNRRPNAELLGNRYMDMWPGIEETEIFKIIEKALRNRVFKHFENEFVFPDGSPGWFDLSIQPVPEGVFILSIDVTERKKAEIALRTSEEKYRLVSDNSDDWIYWVRPDGFIHYVSPACQRVTGYSPEEFISHPELIQQIVFEADQELFRNHAHIQEYDDTPHQLDFRIRTKEGEQRWISHSCNPMLGINGEYLGRRATNRNITARKQQEEQLFESEFRFNKLYENGPFGMVIADLGFQFKKANPRFCEIMGYSESELRDFTFRDVTHPDDLKKDLISIQKLINNEISVYKTEKRYIRKDGQVIWGSLTVNTTYDSEGKFLYYLGIIEDITRRKLAEEELKKSKELLSETEIVGRVGGWEFNMDTMQQTWTDEVYRIHEVDFDYNPNVDNGISFYSAKSKPLIEEAVKRIIETGEPFNLDLEIVTARGNHRNVHTIGKADMQHRRVYGFFQDITSRKQAEEKIRELNDRIATATRSAQVGIWDWDVKNNLISWDDQMYALYGLKKDDFTGAYDAWLSGLHPDDREFARNETQKALTGEKEYDTEFRVVWPDGTVRNCKAKGEVFRDENSNPVRMVGVNYDITEQKKKDEKIREKDLEFKKLSANVPDLIFQFTRRPDGSYYVPVASEGIRNIFGCAPEDVIDDFTPISRVIFPEDAARVIHDIEHSAENMSYFTCEFRVHIPGREIQWIYSKSTPERLPDGSITWYGFNTDITEIKKLNETLEQRVIERTSQLESANKELEAFSYSVSHDLRAPLRHINGYVELINDRFRDNLPEKAQHYLATVKDASRQMGNLIDDLLHFSRTGRQELRKVKVNMNALVKELIDKSKPDITDRLINWSVQDLPDAFGDYSLLKQVWVNLIDNAVKYTRKTEQAEISVESVEEKGFDIYIVRDNGVGFDMKYSHKLFGVFQRLHTQAEFEGTGIGLANVQRIIFKHNGRVWVEAELNKGATFYFSLPKNQEE, via the coding sequence ATGGGAATCAATCTTTTGAACTTAATCGATTTTGAGGAAGTAAATAAACTGCTGGAAGGATTCAATCAATCCACAGGCTTTGTTACAGCTATTCTTGATCTCAAAGGGAATGTGCTTTCAAAGTCAGGATGGCGGCAAATTTGCACTCAATTTCACAGGGTTCACCCCGAAACAGCCCGGAATTGCAGAATTAGTGATACTGTTTTGGCCAATGAACTTAATAAGGATGAAAAATACCATTTCTATAAATGCCACAATGGCCTGGTGGATGTAGCAGTCCCGATTGTGATAAACGGTGAACATATAGCGAATCTATTCTCAGGACAGTTCTTTTTTGATGAGCCAGATCTGGAGTTTTTTAAAAGCCAGGCCAAAACCCATGGATTTGATGAGCTGAAATACCTGGAAGCACTTAAAAATGTACCTGTTGTATCTAAGGAGAAAGTAAAAATTGCCATGGACTTTTTACTGAATATGACTCAGCTTATTAGCTTGATCACTTTTCAGAAAATGGAACAATTGCAATTGAATGAAGCATTAAAAGCAAGTGAAGAACGTTCCAGGAAGGCACTGGATCAAATGCTGGAAGGTTGCCAGGTCATTGGGTATGACTGGAGATATATCTATCTGAATCAGACAGCAGAGATTCACAATCGAAGGCCAAATGCTGAATTGCTTGGTAACAGGTACATGGATATGTGGCCTGGAATTGAAGAAACGGAAATTTTTAAAATTATAGAAAAGGCCCTCAGGAATAGAGTTTTCAAGCATTTTGAAAATGAATTTGTGTTTCCGGATGGGAGCCCTGGCTGGTTCGACCTAAGTATACAACCTGTTCCGGAAGGTGTTTTCATACTATCTATTGATGTCACCGAACGTAAGAAAGCTGAGATAGCCCTTCGCACCAGCGAGGAAAAATACCGCCTGGTTTCTGACAATTCAGATGACTGGATATACTGGGTCAGGCCTGATGGCTTTATTCATTATGTATCTCCTGCTTGTCAAAGGGTTACAGGATATTCGCCCGAAGAATTTATCAGCCATCCTGAATTAATTCAACAAATTGTTTTCGAAGCGGATCAGGAATTGTTCAGGAATCATGCCCATATTCAAGAATATGATGATACACCGCATCAGCTGGACTTTCGTATTCGTACAAAAGAAGGTGAACAGCGCTGGATCAGTCACAGTTGTAACCCGATGCTTGGAATTAATGGAGAATACCTGGGACGTCGCGCAACCAACAGAAACATCACTGCACGAAAACAACAGGAAGAACAGCTGTTTGAGAGTGAATTCAGGTTTAACAAATTATATGAAAATGGCCCCTTTGGAATGGTGATTGCCGACCTGGGATTCCAGTTTAAAAAGGCAAATCCCCGTTTCTGTGAGATCATGGGATATAGTGAATCTGAACTAAGGGACTTTACTTTTAGGGATGTTACTCATCCTGATGACCTGAAAAAGGATCTGATATCCATTCAAAAGCTAATCAATAATGAAATATCGGTTTATAAAACTGAAAAACGTTACATCCGCAAGGATGGGCAGGTGATCTGGGGCTCATTGACAGTGAATACCACCTACGATAGTGAAGGAAAGTTTCTGTATTACCTGGGGATTATTGAGGATATCACCAGGAGAAAACTGGCAGAAGAGGAGCTGAAAAAGAGTAAGGAATTGCTATCTGAAACAGAAATCGTTGGCAGGGTTGGAGGCTGGGAGTTTAACATGGATACGATGCAACAAACATGGACGGATGAAGTCTACAGGATCCATGAAGTTGACTTTGACTACAACCCTAATGTTGATAATGGAATAAGTTTCTACTCTGCCAAATCAAAGCCACTCATCGAAGAGGCTGTGAAGCGGATCATTGAGACAGGTGAGCCCTTCAACCTGGACCTGGAAATCGTAACAGCCAGGGGCAATCATAGAAATGTTCATACGATCGGGAAAGCTGATATGCAGCATAGACGGGTATATGGATTTTTTCAGGATATTACTTCAAGGAAACAGGCTGAAGAAAAAATCAGGGAACTCAACGATCGGATTGCTACCGCTACCAGGTCAGCGCAGGTGGGAATTTGGGATTGGGATGTTAAAAATAACTTAATTAGCTGGGATGACCAGATGTATGCGCTCTATGGGTTGAAGAAGGATGACTTTACCGGTGCTTATGATGCATGGCTAAGTGGACTTCACCCTGATGACAGGGAGTTTGCCCGCAATGAAACCCAAAAGGCATTAACAGGTGAAAAGGAATATGACACCGAATTCCGGGTAGTATGGCCGGATGGAACAGTGCGGAATTGTAAGGCAAAAGGAGAGGTGTTTCGAGATGAGAACAGTAATCCTGTGAGGATGGTGGGAGTAAACTATGACATCACGGAGCAGAAAAAGAAAGATGAAAAAATCAGGGAAAAAGACCTTGAGTTTAAAAAACTCTCTGCCAATGTGCCCGATTTGATCTTTCAATTCACTCGACGACCAGATGGATCTTATTATGTTCCCGTTGCTTCAGAAGGGATTCGAAATATTTTTGGATGTGCACCGGAAGATGTTATTGACGATTTTACTCCTATCAGTCGGGTAATTTTTCCCGAGGATGCTGCACGTGTAATCCATGATATTGAGCACTCCGCTGAGAATATGAGCTATTTTACCTGTGAATTCCGGGTGCATATACCGGGTAGGGAAATCCAGTGGATATACTCTAAATCTACACCTGAACGCTTGCCGGATGGTAGCATTACATGGTATGGTTTTAATACTGATATTACCGAAATAAAGAAATTAAATGAAACTCTGGAACAAAGGGTCATAGAACGTACCTCTCAACTCGAATCTGCCAATAAGGAACTGGAGGCTTTTTCATATTCTGTTTCTCACGATTTACGGGCCCCGCTCAGGCATATCAATGGCTATGTCGAATTAATAAATGATAGGTTCAGGGATAATTTACCTGAAAAAGCCCAGCATTATCTGGCTACAGTAAAGGATGCTTCAAGACAAATGGGCAACCTGATTGATGACCTGCTTCATTTTTCAAGAACAGGCCGACAAGAGTTACGGAAGGTAAAAGTTAATATGAATGCATTGGTAAAAGAGTTAATTGATAAATCTAAACCGGATATCACTGACAGGTTAATCAACTGGTCAGTTCAGGATTTGCCGGATGCCTTCGGTGATTATTCATTGCTCAAACAGGTATGGGTGAACCTGATCGATAATGCTGTGAAATATACCCGAAAAACAGAACAGGCAGAAATCTCAGTAGAATCCGTCGAAGAAAAAGGATTTGATATTTATATTGTACGTGATAACGGGGTGGGTTTCGATATGAAATATTCACATAAACTTTTTGGAGTATTTCAACGCCTGCACACTCAGGCTGAATTTGAAGGAACCGGGATAGGACTGGCAAATGTGCAGCGCATTATCTTCAAACACAACGGCAGAGTTTGGGTAGAAGCTGAACTCAATAAAGGGGCTACTTTTTATTTTAGTTTACCAAAAAATCAGGAGGAATAA
- a CDS encoding aminotransferase class V-fold PLP-dependent enzyme codes for MDPFPLLETGIWRALETYSNVHRGSGHYSMVTTELFEKAREIVLSYLKLPVKGYTVIFCTPYRAKAFIKQLDPGTWKELSALSIGLSLGVNAVAVERAALKKIKLFHTGGGTTKLISKEWIIWADAPDKFEAGTPAVINIIAFARALKMMYTGGKELFKTAEPGKMSVQEILYNDALIQQQEKDLFLYLRETMIGQGVQVPTLGGTKPFINFDNSASTQAFLPAWDAFRNTLKQPADVQKAVVEEVKSICSRVLGAPGEVYDITFTSNTTEAINFAAQSFGNTHPASVVVNTLLEHSSNEIPWRMLPGQKLIRLSVSPEGFPDLKELEVLLKEYNTEQKFGNQQIKLVSVTAASNVLGVCPDLEAICSLAHQYGAEVMVDAAQMVAHRKVEMQAWGIDYLAFSGHKVYAPFGCGVLISRKGKLNFKEQELQLIRSSGEENAAGIAALGKSLLLLEKVGMERIHEEETALHKLLLQRLATVQGLKIYGIQSADLPGFENKVGVVVFNPGGLMPSKAAKELAFRAGIGVRHGCHCAHIIMKHILGVGPFLEQFQRLIQHLFPKFRFLGLVRVSLGIGNTAEEIEILAKTMDEIIRSKTEKQYRLSPEQKSEIKRLMGQFEAERAEKVYKISE; via the coding sequence ATGGATCCATTTCCCCTTCTCGAAACCGGCATCTGGCGTGCCCTTGAAACCTATTCAAATGTGCATCGCGGGAGCGGGCACTATTCAATGGTTACCACCGAATTATTCGAAAAAGCACGCGAAATTGTGCTCAGCTATCTGAAACTACCGGTAAAAGGATACACTGTTATCTTTTGCACACCCTACCGGGCAAAAGCTTTCATAAAACAATTGGATCCGGGAACCTGGAAAGAACTTTCAGCCCTTAGCATTGGACTTTCACTGGGCGTAAATGCAGTGGCAGTCGAAAGGGCTGCACTGAAGAAAATTAAGCTGTTTCATACCGGGGGAGGAACTACCAAGTTAATCTCAAAAGAGTGGATTATCTGGGCTGATGCCCCCGATAAATTTGAAGCCGGAACCCCGGCAGTTATTAATATTATTGCTTTTGCCAGGGCGTTGAAGATGATGTATACAGGGGGGAAGGAATTGTTCAAAACTGCTGAGCCGGGTAAGATGTCAGTGCAGGAGATACTGTATAACGATGCACTGATTCAGCAACAGGAGAAGGATCTGTTCCTGTACTTACGTGAGACCATGATAGGGCAGGGGGTGCAGGTTCCAACGCTAGGTGGGACAAAGCCATTCATCAACTTCGATAACAGTGCCAGTACACAGGCATTTCTCCCCGCCTGGGATGCTTTTCGTAATACCCTGAAACAACCAGCAGATGTGCAGAAAGCCGTGGTTGAAGAAGTGAAATCCATATGTTCCCGGGTATTGGGGGCTCCCGGGGAAGTCTACGACATTACCTTCACATCCAATACTACCGAAGCCATAAACTTCGCAGCCCAAAGTTTTGGAAATACTCATCCTGCTTCAGTGGTGGTGAATACACTGCTCGAGCACTCCTCCAACGAAATTCCTTGGCGGATGCTGCCCGGACAGAAACTCATCCGTTTGTCGGTAAGCCCTGAAGGATTCCCTGATTTAAAGGAACTGGAAGTGCTGCTGAAAGAATATAATACAGAACAAAAATTTGGGAACCAGCAGATTAAGCTGGTATCAGTAACCGCAGCCTCCAATGTATTAGGCGTTTGTCCCGACCTGGAAGCCATTTGCAGCCTGGCCCATCAGTATGGTGCGGAGGTAATGGTGGATGCGGCCCAGATGGTGGCCCACCGTAAAGTGGAGATGCAGGCATGGGGAATCGACTACCTCGCTTTCTCAGGACATAAAGTATATGCTCCCTTTGGATGTGGCGTGCTTATTTCACGAAAAGGCAAACTGAACTTCAAAGAACAGGAATTGCAGTTAATCCGCTCATCAGGAGAGGAAAATGCTGCAGGAATAGCAGCTTTAGGGAAATCCTTGCTGCTGCTCGAAAAGGTGGGGATGGAACGTATCCATGAAGAGGAAACAGCCCTGCATAAGTTGCTCCTGCAGCGGTTGGCAACGGTACAGGGATTAAAGATTTACGGAATACAATCAGCCGATTTGCCGGGCTTCGAAAATAAAGTAGGTGTTGTGGTTTTTAACCCCGGAGGACTGATGCCATCCAAAGCAGCGAAGGAACTTGCCTTCAGGGCAGGGATCGGGGTGAGGCATGGTTGCCATTGTGCTCATATTATCATGAAGCATATCCTGGGGGTCGGGCCTTTCCTTGAGCAGTTTCAGCGCCTTATCCAGCACCTCTTCCCGAAATTCCGCTTCCTGGGGCTTGTAAGGGTTAGCCTGGGAATAGGAAATACGGCTGAAGAAATTGAGATTCTTGCAAAAACAATGGATGAGATCATCCGTTCAAAAACAGAAAAACAATATCGCCTTAGCCCTGAACAGAAATCAGAAATAAAAAGGCTGATGGGGCAGTTTGAAGCGGAACGGGCAGAGAAGGTGTATAAGATTAGTGAATAG
- a CDS encoding response regulator — protein sequence MIELKTILMAEDNPRDVELTLEALAENNLANQVVVVEDGVEAMEYLNCTGKFKDRKKGNPAVLLLDIKMPRMDGIEVLAAIRENKNLMSLPVVMLTSSREEPDLKRCYELGVNAYVVKPVNFRDFLEAVKNIGIFWAILNEQPPAT from the coding sequence ATGATTGAATTGAAAACCATTTTGATGGCTGAAGACAATCCACGTGATGTAGAACTTACACTTGAAGCCCTGGCAGAAAATAACCTTGCTAACCAGGTTGTAGTTGTCGAGGACGGTGTTGAAGCCATGGAATACCTTAACTGCACAGGGAAATTCAAAGACCGTAAAAAGGGGAATCCTGCCGTTTTGCTCCTGGATATTAAGATGCCAAGAATGGATGGTATTGAAGTGCTGGCTGCCATCCGCGAAAATAAAAATTTAATGTCGCTGCCGGTTGTAATGCTGACTTCCTCACGCGAAGAACCAGACCTGAAACGTTGCTATGAACTCGGGGTAAATGCCTATGTGGTGAAACCTGTCAATTTTAGGGATTTCCTGGAAGCAGTTAAAAATATTGGCATATTCTGGGCCATATTAAACGAGCAACCTCCAGCTACCTGA
- a CDS encoding TonB-dependent receptor has protein sequence MLEYSTGNFRAGIGWQAAAKQDRHAAGDKSDNRIPNGGTPGWSVFNIDMSYSVKFLRFDLSLLNLLNKDYRYHGSGINGYGRSAFLTASLKL, from the coding sequence TTGCTGGAATATTCCACAGGGAATTTCCGGGCAGGCATTGGATGGCAGGCTGCAGCAAAACAGGATCGGCATGCAGCGGGTGATAAATCTGACAACCGTATTCCCAATGGGGGAACCCCTGGCTGGAGTGTGTTTAATATTGATATGAGCTATTCTGTGAAATTCCTGAGGTTCGATTTGAGCCTCCTGAATCTGCTAAATAAAGATTACCGCTACCACGGATCAGGAATCAATGGTTACGGCCGATCAGCTTTTCTTACTGCAAGCCTGAAATTGTAA
- a CDS encoding TonB-dependent receptor plug domain-containing protein → MTKTIHFIRYYAFFVFQLSFLLSEAQQLAGTLPDADSVAIKSLSEVVITASRSETILMRTPEAIRVTSNKSIRDHQLRTSPEALQHAPGVFIQKTNHGGGSPFLRGLTGNQTLLLIDGIRLSNATSRYGPNQYFNTIDVFSLGRIEVLNGSGSVQYGSDAIGGTIQAFSREAATTEKPEWGAELLSRFGTHGMEQSLHGNLSFSGKMMAFIAGSSLRNFGDPVGGDTSGRQTPGSYKELDIDFKGLIALSSNSKLTFACQRVFQENVWVYHKVALENYSINKMNPQMRELAYIRLNQKFNKGVFRHATITASLQRSEEGRELQKTGSDILRLENDKVNTFSVTADLFTSAGKIWTASSELSFTTTLFAVPVPIRTLPLMKRLQNVAYTPMAQRWQALQYSACICSIFNHGRSLREQGIILLSSGWMMKSQAIPGLHLQLWWAAWQFNGLLTVYLFCFFPPIQDSELPISMILEPLEL, encoded by the coding sequence ATGACTAAAACCATTCACTTCATTCGTTATTATGCATTTTTTGTTTTTCAATTATCCTTCTTATTGTCGGAAGCACAGCAGCTAGCCGGAACTTTACCGGATGCGGATTCTGTTGCAATTAAAAGCCTGTCTGAGGTTGTGATCACCGCCAGTAGATCCGAAACCATCCTCATGCGAACTCCTGAAGCCATCAGGGTAACAAGTAACAAATCCATCAGGGACCACCAGCTGCGAACCTCTCCTGAAGCGCTGCAACATGCCCCTGGGGTGTTTATCCAGAAGACTAACCATGGCGGAGGTTCACCTTTCTTAAGAGGCCTTACAGGGAACCAAACCCTACTGTTGATCGATGGCATCAGGCTCAGTAATGCCACTTCAAGGTATGGACCTAACCAGTATTTTAATACCATTGATGTGTTTAGCCTCGGCCGCATCGAAGTACTCAATGGAAGCGGCTCTGTTCAGTATGGTTCTGATGCCATAGGCGGAACCATCCAGGCATTCAGCAGGGAAGCCGCTACCACCGAAAAACCTGAGTGGGGAGCTGAACTACTCTCCAGGTTCGGAACTCATGGTATGGAACAAAGCCTGCATGGAAATTTGAGTTTCAGTGGTAAAATGATGGCCTTTATTGCCGGGAGCAGTCTGAGGAACTTCGGCGATCCTGTTGGAGGTGATACATCAGGGCGACAAACACCAGGGAGTTATAAGGAACTTGATATTGATTTTAAAGGACTTATTGCTTTATCCTCCAATTCCAAACTCACTTTTGCCTGTCAACGTGTATTTCAGGAAAATGTATGGGTGTACCATAAAGTTGCCCTCGAAAACTACTCCATCAATAAAATGAATCCTCAAATGCGCGAGTTGGCTTACATCAGGCTAAATCAGAAATTTAACAAGGGAGTTTTCAGGCATGCCACAATCACAGCCTCACTCCAGCGATCAGAAGAGGGAAGGGAACTGCAGAAAACCGGTTCCGATATTTTAAGGCTGGAAAACGACAAGGTAAATACATTCTCTGTTACAGCTGATCTGTTTACTTCTGCCGGTAAAATTTGGACAGCCAGTTCGGAGTTGAGTTTTACAACGACCTTGTTCGCAGTACCCGTACCGATAAGAACCTTACCTCTCATGAAACGCTTGCAAAACGTGGCTTATACCCCGATGGCGCAACGATGGCAAGCCTTGCAGTATTCAGCCTGCATATGTTCGATCTTCAATCATGGAAGATCACTGCGGGAGCAAGGTATAATACTTTTATCATCAGGGTGGATGATGAAATCACAGGCAATACCAGGCTTACACCTTCAGCTTTGGTGGGCAGCCTGGCAATTCAACGGATTATTAACAGTGTATCTTTTCTGTTTCTTTCCGCCAATACAGGATTCAGAACTCCCAATATCGATGATCTTGGAACCCTTGGAATTGTAG
- a CDS encoding class I SAM-dependent methyltransferase: MNDNWTDKWNNRYRAEEFAYGVEPNNYLKKQLNQLTVGSILFPAEGEGRNAVYAAILGWKVYAFDISIEGRNKALRLAERKKVEIDYQIGDLKELNYSENQFDAIALIYAHFPAEIKSKVHRELDQYLRKGGMIIFEAFSKKHTEYLAIDDRVGGPKDVESLFSEAEIMADFNNYEVIELREEEIELNEGSVHVGKGSVIRFVGKKK, encoded by the coding sequence ATGAACGACAACTGGACAGATAAATGGAATAACCGGTATAGGGCAGAGGAGTTTGCTTATGGTGTAGAGCCAAACAATTATTTGAAAAAACAATTGAATCAACTGACTGTGGGCTCAATCCTTTTTCCGGCTGAAGGTGAGGGTCGGAATGCCGTTTATGCTGCAATACTTGGATGGAAAGTGTATGCTTTTGACATAAGCATTGAAGGGAGAAATAAAGCCTTGCGATTGGCAGAAAGAAAGAAAGTTGAAATTGATTATCAAATAGGTGATTTAAAAGAATTGAATTACAGTGAAAATCAGTTTGATGCAATTGCCCTGATCTATGCACACTTCCCGGCAGAAATTAAATCGAAGGTGCACAGGGAACTCGATCAATACCTGCGAAAAGGCGGAATGATTATTTTTGAAGCTTTCAGTAAAAAGCATACTGAATATTTAGCCATTGATGATAGGGTGGGTGGACCAAAAGATGTAGAAAGTTTATTTTCCGAAGCAGAGATAATGGCAGATTTCAATAATTATGAAGTCATAGAATTAAGAGAAGAAGAAATCGAATTGAATGAAGGATCGGTGCATGTTGGGAAAGGTTCAGTCATCAGGTTTGTTGGTAAGAAAAAATAA